In the genome of Primulina eburnea isolate SZY01 chromosome 13, ASM2296580v1, whole genome shotgun sequence, the window CATTCACAGCATACCCCGATACCATAGTAGTGCAGCTAATAAGATTATTGGAACAAGGAAAGTTGAATATCCTCCTTGCACTACCCAAATCTCCACACTTTGCATACATCCCAATAAGGGTACTTGAAACCACTTCATCCTCTTCCAAATTAATCTTAATGGCAAATCCATGAATTTGAGCTCCTTCTCTAAGTCCGCCGTAACTCAAACAAGCAAGAATTGCATTGGAAAAGGTAAAACTCATCGGCCTTACCTTCGCTCTAACCATTTTAGAGAACATGTTCCCTGCTTCCTTTCCATCCCCAGTATCAAGATACCTCCTAACAATCACATTCCATGAGACATCATTCGGGTTCCTGATTTCATCAAACATCCTCCTCGCATCACTCATTACACTACACTTCCCATATACATCAACGATTGAACTTTCCAATATAACATTGCCAACAAACCCGTATTTCAGAATAAGGCCATGCACCTGCCTAGATAGCCAAAGTTCCAAGGCAATGCCACAAGAACCAAGAACACTAGCAAACGTGATCTCACTAGCAAAAACACCCTCTCCAAACATCCTTGAAAACGAACCCAATGCACGCCCCGCGAACCCATTTCTCGTGTACGCAGTGATGATCGCATTCCAAGAACCGCCATTCCTGCGGGGCATTTCATCAAACAATTCCTTGGCATCCCCCAAACAACCGCATTTCCCATAACTTTCGATTGCCCTGTTGAGCAAAAACACCGGCGGATGGGGATATGATGTGATTAAATGCGATTCAACTTTCCGGGTCTCAATAATGGCCTTATTTGAGGCGCATATTCTGAAGAGATGGGCATAAAGAGAGAAAGGTAACTGGACATTGGATGTGAATAGAATGGACACTGCTTTTGGAAGGCGGCCGAGGCGTAGGTTGTTGAGGATGGCGGTGGTTACTGCCTTGGTGGAGAGCCTCAAGTCGGAGTTCCCCGGGGTGGTAGTTGTGGCCGTTGAGTTGAGTTGTCGGCTTATATATCCGGCATTCGAGCCCATGTAACATAGGGAAATACCAAATACGAGAATCATAGTATTCGGAAATATATTTGGACGGCCATTTGTTTCGTCACCAGGATTTAgaaatttatttctaaaaacACCAGTGGCATACtcagaaaattttaattaattatactgCAGGCAGAACGAGATTATTGAGTCATAGAGTGAATTATTTATGAAAACACCTGAGCTATACACGAGAAATGTTTCTTTTTCAAGCATTTTCCGAAGAAAAAACCGAGAACTTTGGACATAAAAATAATTGGAATATCAAGTcgaagtttatatatatattttcacaaTCATTTAGAGTCCATCAACGAATGATCTACAAAGTGTGATTTTGAAGCTCAAGTATTATATAATACGAGTACATAGCAACACGCACATACAAATTTTTTTGTGCTTATGTTTTACAACAGTTTAAGCAACTTCTTGAGAAGCAGGAGACGTGTATTTAAGAATGGCGCCGAGTATTCGTTCTTTATCTCTGGTAGGAAATGCCTCCAGTAGAACTCCGTTTTTGTAAAAATGAAATAGAGGAACACTCTGCATCACATCACTTTAATCTTTGTTACATCCCAAATATCAGACAAAATGCACATGTAAAAACTTGAACTTTGCTAGGAGGAGATGAGCTACCCGTATTCGCAGTCGATCAGCAACCTCTGATTCTTCATCATATTCGTCGATCACCTGAGTCCACACGTAGTATAGGAAACTTTTTAGTTACTTCATGATTAAATAACGGCCCTGTTTAGTAGAAAATCCGTGGCAGCAACACTCACATTGTGCTTCAGAAAAACTACCGGAGCTCCCTGATCACCAGATCCCTTGCATAATTTAGCGAAACCCTGTTCGATATACCTGCAGctgccacatgaagttcgataaaAATCCACCACTACTAATGCATTTGATTCTTTGCTCTTTTCGAGAATCCTTAAAAAATCGTCATCTGTGTAAAACTCTCTAACACAGTCAACGGGACAGAGCTCATCATCTTCGGATAGTTCTTCAACATTCTCATCCAGAATACTTCTGATTTCAGAAAATCTTGGCGTATAATTTTTCTTTGTTTCAACTGTGATTAAACTCCTAGAATGGCGTAGACTTGTACTCGTCAAGTCACATGAGTACGTGATGCTTCTACCCAAAAACAAAGCAGCAGACATAACTGGATGTTGACAATCTAGTTGCACGTTGATTTTTCTAATATGATTAACGAGGGCCATCTGATGAAAAATGCGTTGCATCTGTATGATAAGTAAACAAATTTGGTACCCACAGATGTTTCGAACTTGGCAAAAACTTTTTAAATGAACAAAAATGCTTATTCCACAAGTGGGggtatttcaaataaaaaatcagTCTGTTTGAACTGTCTTTCAGATGGCAAAGGCAATTTATTCTTCTATGACACGGAACAAATAACATCAGAAAGTATGAATCTGCAAGCACAAGTTAATTAACAAAAGATCAAGTCAGTAAAAATCTCAACTAATCTTGACCATATGTTACTCTTAGAAGCACACATCGATCACAAAAATTTGCTTATAATTAAAAGTGAAGGAATCTAATTAATACTCCGCCACTCTATGCCTTAGCTTGCTATTAGCGACAGACATGGTGAGAAATAGCACAGAGCATAGTACAAAATAAACAGGCCAACATGTAAGAACACGCTCTCTGATAATCAAATTTTACTCCATAAAAAGCATTTCATAACCAATGGGTCAAACCAATACAAATGATCCTCATTTGTCACTTGATTAAACAACACAAAGCAGGGGTAGATTGACACGACAAAGAATGACACAGTAGAGAAGCAAGAAAAAAGTTAACAAACTATAAAGTTCatatcaattaataaagtaaaAAGGGAAGATTGCATTGTGATTGACGCAGTTAGTTGGGAGTAGATACTCAAATTTGAAGTATAAAAGAAATGCATTGATCATTATGCAAGGATTCACAGAAATAAAATCTCTTCCCTCGATTCTATATTCTTCTTCATCATTCTTAGGAGACCGGCTAACTTGACTAGCCCTCTATCATTTGGAACCAAGCAGCAATTGGCTCCCAAAAAAACGAA includes:
- the LOC140808669 gene encoding thioredoxin-like 4, chloroplastic isoform X1; this encodes MYGWLLSSTLLSKKYRSFRRYAQLQRHPMQRIFHQMALVNHIRKINVQLDCQHPVMSAALFLGRSITYSCDLTSTSLRHSRSLITVETKKNYTPRFSEIRSILDENVEELSEDDELCPVDCVREFYTDDDFLRILEKSKESNALVVVDFYRTSCGSCRYIEQGFAKLCKGSGDQGAPVVFLKHNVIDEYDEESEVADRLRIRSVPLFHFYKNGVLLEAFPTRDKERILGAILKYTSPASQEVA
- the LOC140808669 gene encoding thioredoxin-like 4, chloroplastic isoform X2, whose protein sequence is MQRIFHQMALVNHIRKINVQLDCQHPVMSAALFLGRSITYSCDLTSTSLRHSRSLITVETKKNYTPRFSEIRSILDENVEELSEDDELCPVDCVREFYTDDDFLRILEKSKESNALVVVDFYRTSCGSCRYIEQGFAKLCKGSGDQGAPVVFLKHNVIDEYDEESEVADRLRIRSVPLFHFYKNGVLLEAFPTRDKERILGAILKYTSPASQEVA